From one Salinibacterium hongtaonis genomic stretch:
- a CDS encoding ABC transporter substrate-binding protein, with product MKTPRIASVASVRHPRRIAARAAALAVVVTMGLAGCTATAAVVDPSGVSEADKRGGELIYLDAEIPTSAQVHDSGTWQTRALQQNITDRLIYRNAETGEFEPWLAESWEVSADGTVYTFVIREGVTYSDGSALDVASVKRNLEWQAFGDPEKAISPNPVFPAELAVTTDAAANTVTVTLAAPYAPLLGVLTGWASGLVADATIDATREDQSLFVNLIGSGPFVVESEVYGKEVVLKRRDGYAWAPPSSPNQGEAYLDKVIVTPIQEDSVRLGSIKSGQADLIRYVQPTEEDALADQGFHIVSRSGVGLTNQWIIKQSAPFLDDVNVRKALQSGINRAKIAEDLYTDNWSVASSVLSPGTFGYKDESALLAYDPAAAVELLEQSGWTALNSEGYRIKGGETLSVLTYLDVYDNTSRALFQAIQVQLAEIGIELVIKEIDYSSYWATAFDDPEVGVLRVGWPHPDPIGLNEYYAGGKGGLLTLDSDDAQLDALLAAHVTATDDAEREAALGALQDYLIGQAYVLPILDDSQVYVAAPRLQGFSLSDGALPQYYNAWIAD from the coding sequence ATGAAGACTCCTCGCATAGCATCCGTCGCCTCCGTTCGGCATCCCCGGCGCATTGCCGCTCGGGCTGCAGCCCTCGCCGTTGTCGTCACCATGGGCCTCGCCGGATGCACGGCGACCGCGGCCGTCGTCGACCCATCCGGGGTCAGCGAGGCGGATAAGCGCGGTGGGGAGCTCATCTACCTCGACGCAGAAATCCCCACGTCTGCGCAGGTTCACGACAGCGGCACGTGGCAGACGCGAGCGCTTCAGCAGAACATCACCGACCGCCTCATCTATCGCAACGCGGAGACGGGTGAGTTCGAGCCATGGCTTGCCGAGAGCTGGGAGGTCAGCGCAGACGGCACTGTCTACACGTTTGTTATCCGAGAAGGCGTTACCTACAGCGACGGCTCGGCCCTCGATGTGGCGAGTGTGAAGCGCAACCTTGAGTGGCAGGCGTTTGGCGACCCAGAGAAGGCGATCTCGCCGAACCCCGTGTTTCCTGCTGAGCTCGCGGTGACGACGGATGCCGCGGCCAACACGGTCACCGTCACGCTGGCCGCCCCTTACGCTCCGCTGTTGGGCGTTCTCACCGGCTGGGCCTCTGGTTTGGTCGCCGATGCGACGATCGACGCGACTCGCGAAGACCAGTCGCTCTTTGTCAATCTCATCGGCAGCGGCCCGTTCGTCGTGGAGTCGGAGGTCTATGGCAAAGAGGTCGTGCTCAAGCGCCGAGATGGTTATGCCTGGGCGCCGCCTAGTTCGCCCAATCAGGGCGAGGCTTACCTCGACAAGGTGATCGTGACGCCGATCCAAGAAGACAGTGTGCGGCTCGGCAGCATCAAGTCCGGACAGGCAGATCTGATTCGGTATGTGCAGCCGACGGAGGAGGATGCTCTCGCCGACCAGGGCTTTCACATCGTGAGCCGTTCGGGCGTCGGGCTGACGAATCAGTGGATCATCAAGCAGTCGGCACCGTTTCTCGACGACGTGAATGTGCGCAAGGCCCTGCAGTCGGGCATCAACCGCGCCAAGATCGCCGAGGATCTCTACACCGACAACTGGAGCGTCGCGTCGAGCGTGCTCAGCCCGGGAACGTTCGGATACAAGGACGAATCAGCCCTTCTCGCCTACGACCCGGCTGCGGCGGTTGAGTTGCTCGAACAGTCGGGGTGGACGGCGCTCAACTCGGAGGGTTACCGCATCAAAGGCGGCGAAACGCTCTCAGTGCTCACCTATTTGGATGTCTATGACAACACCTCCCGCGCGTTGTTTCAGGCGATCCAGGTGCAGCTCGCCGAGATCGGGATCGAACTCGTCATCAAGGAGATCGACTATTCGAGCTATTGGGCAACTGCCTTCGACGACCCGGAGGTGGGGGTGCTTCGGGTGGGCTGGCCGCATCCTGACCCCATTGGCCTCAACGAGTACTACGCGGGGGGCAAAGGTGGTCTGCTCACCCTCGACAGCGACGATGCTCAGCTCGACGCACTGCTCGCGGCTCACGTCACCGCAACGGACGACGCCGAGAGAGAGGCCGCTCTCGGGGCACTGCAGGACTACCTGATCGGTCAGGCGTATGTCTTGCCCATTCTCGACGACAGTCAGGTTTATGTCGCCGCGCCTCGTCTGCAGGGGTTCTCCCTGAGCGACGGAGCCCTTCCGCAGTACTACAACGCGTGGATCGCCGACTAG
- a CDS encoding dipeptide ABC transporter ATP-binding protein encodes MSTRNDVVVVKDLRVAYREGRLSARGAETEVVHGVSFELGRGETLALVGQSGSGKSTIALAVAGLLPANGRIAAGTVSVSTAGGTLDVTSLRQSSWQGLRGTTIGFVPQDPLSSLDPLRRVGHQIAQSLLLHNVVPRSDVAAAVVSLLDRVGVRNPQQRARAYPHELSGGQLQRVLIAIAISANPSILIADEPTSALDVTVQRTILDQLAELQSDLGLGVLFITHDLALAQERSDAIAVLNRGELKEYGSAHRVLDSPRDAYTVALLANAPALSLNKYDDRAHRPAPDAPAIIEVDRVTKFYGPPQGAPTLGAVSLSLAEGEIHALVGESGSGKTTLARVIAGLTGFSSGQVRVGDALLTQHPQLVNHNARTVQLVYQNALAAIDPRYSAGRAIEEPLIINGVGNRAQRAAAVGEALDLVALPSTVLDRRPRELSGGQRQRVALARALVLAPQALVLDEPTSALDVTVQAQIIDLLLDLQEKLGLSYLLISHDLSLVRQVAHRVSVLERGTIVEHGDVRTIFDSPRHDYTAELINAIPGRRPLATVGAA; translated from the coding sequence ATGAGTACACGGAACGATGTTGTCGTAGTGAAGGACCTTCGCGTTGCCTATCGCGAGGGTCGACTGAGCGCCAGAGGCGCAGAGACGGAGGTCGTCCACGGGGTCTCGTTCGAGCTCGGCCGCGGCGAGACGCTGGCCCTGGTGGGTCAGTCGGGATCGGGAAAGAGCACGATTGCCCTCGCCGTCGCAGGGCTTCTGCCGGCGAACGGTCGCATCGCCGCTGGCACGGTTTCCGTCTCGACCGCTGGCGGGACGCTCGATGTCACGTCGCTCCGCCAGTCGTCCTGGCAGGGTCTCCGCGGCACGACGATCGGATTCGTTCCGCAAGATCCGTTGAGCTCGCTCGACCCCCTACGCCGCGTCGGGCATCAGATCGCGCAGTCGTTGCTGCTGCACAACGTGGTCCCCCGCAGCGACGTTGCCGCCGCCGTGGTCAGCCTGCTCGACCGGGTGGGGGTGCGCAATCCCCAGCAACGCGCCCGCGCGTATCCGCACGAGCTGTCGGGCGGGCAGCTGCAGCGAGTTCTCATCGCCATTGCGATCTCGGCCAACCCCAGCATCCTCATCGCCGACGAACCGACGAGTGCCCTCGACGTGACCGTGCAGCGGACTATTCTCGATCAGCTCGCCGAGCTTCAGAGTGACCTGGGACTTGGCGTGCTGTTCATAACCCACGACCTCGCCCTCGCCCAGGAGCGCAGCGACGCGATCGCTGTGCTCAACCGAGGCGAGCTCAAGGAGTACGGGTCGGCCCATCGCGTTCTCGATTCTCCGCGCGACGCCTATACGGTGGCCCTCCTCGCCAACGCCCCCGCGCTTTCGCTCAACAAGTACGACGATCGCGCGCATCGCCCGGCGCCGGATGCTCCCGCAATCATCGAGGTCGACCGGGTCACCAAGTTCTATGGCCCGCCCCAGGGTGCGCCCACTTTAGGTGCCGTATCGCTCAGCCTCGCTGAGGGCGAAATCCACGCGCTCGTCGGGGAGTCCGGTTCGGGCAAGACAACGCTTGCCCGGGTGATCGCGGGCCTCACGGGGTTCAGCTCCGGCCAGGTCAGGGTGGGGGACGCCCTGCTCACGCAGCATCCCCAACTCGTCAATCACAACGCCCGCACGGTGCAACTCGTTTATCAAAACGCGTTGGCGGCCATCGATCCGCGCTATTCGGCGGGACGCGCCATCGAGGAGCCGCTCATCATCAACGGGGTGGGCAATCGGGCCCAGCGCGCCGCAGCGGTCGGCGAGGCGCTCGATCTCGTGGCCTTGCCGAGCACTGTTCTCGACCGCAGGCCTCGCGAGCTTTCCGGCGGTCAGCGGCAGAGGGTTGCCCTCGCGCGGGCTCTCGTCTTGGCGCCTCAAGCGCTGGTGCTCGATGAGCCGACGTCGGCGCTCGACGTCACCGTGCAAGCCCAGATCATCGATCTCTTGCTCGACCTGCAAGAGAAATTGGGGCTCAGCTACCTGCTGATCTCGCACGACCTCAGCCTCGTTCGACAGGTTGCCCATCGCGTGAGTGTTCTCGAGCGCGGCACGATCGTCGAACACGGCGATGTGCGCACCATTTTTGATTCCCCCCGGCACGACTACACGGCAGAGCTCATCAACGCCATTCCCGGTCGTCGCCCCCTCGCAACGGTTGGAGCCGCATGA
- a CDS encoding L-lactate permease yields the protein MTLDLLLAAAPLVLIATLLAFRMPPIPSILVVIAITLALSFRFPIDADAAHNTLDSLIHVSIAVLFIILGGIMLAESLTASGAQDAIGSWVERAAGSKGRAVILIGLGVSPLAESIIGWGLGIIICVPLLLRIGLSATRAAGVALFGLVISAWGSLGPGNLLLSESTGVDYIAITTWTAILSLPGLVIMGTAMLLLGLGRREARAMLPELALTIAVVWIVLVAGNLVSPPLAGILASLAGIATVLVLSRIREGSIPVLEPMTRRALAPYGILVVSMLGATALASLVDLGPAEDVATSPALWLMITAVIAPLIFRLTGTQLTSIVAKGLRRWLPVATTTVLFIAFGGLLTATGMTETLSEGAAELGRGFLLLVPLIGFIGGYTTGSGTGAAAMFATGTAGASSFIGVDPAVALGGQNAATSASTMTTPSRVALAAGMTAGLAAGDRIDIPRLMGWLLGTNALVLLALAPLTLLLA from the coding sequence GTGACCCTCGACCTCCTCCTCGCGGCAGCGCCGCTCGTGCTGATCGCGACCCTCCTCGCCTTCCGCATGCCGCCCATTCCGTCGATCCTCGTGGTCATCGCGATTACCCTGGCGCTGTCGTTCCGGTTCCCGATCGACGCGGATGCTGCGCACAACACACTCGACTCCCTGATCCACGTCTCCATCGCCGTACTCTTCATCATCCTGGGCGGCATCATGCTCGCCGAAAGCCTCACGGCATCCGGGGCACAGGATGCGATCGGTTCCTGGGTCGAACGTGCTGCCGGGAGCAAGGGGCGGGCCGTGATCCTTATTGGCCTCGGGGTATCGCCCCTCGCGGAGTCCATCATCGGCTGGGGGCTGGGCATTATCATCTGCGTGCCTCTGCTGCTGCGAATCGGTCTCAGCGCAACGCGGGCCGCCGGCGTCGCGCTCTTCGGCCTCGTTATCTCGGCGTGGGGGTCGCTCGGGCCAGGCAACCTTCTGCTGTCCGAGAGTACTGGCGTCGACTACATCGCCATCACGACGTGGACAGCGATCCTCAGCCTGCCGGGTCTCGTCATCATGGGAACGGCGATGCTGCTCCTCGGACTCGGCCGCCGAGAGGCCAGAGCCATGCTGCCCGAGCTGGCCCTCACGATCGCAGTCGTGTGGATCGTGCTGGTCGCAGGTAACTTGGTGAGCCCTCCGCTCGCCGGCATCCTCGCGTCGCTCGCCGGCATCGCGACCGTGCTGGTGCTGTCACGCATCCGGGAGGGCAGCATCCCCGTGCTCGAACCCATGACCCGGAGGGCATTGGCGCCGTACGGCATCCTCGTCGTATCTATGCTCGGAGCAACCGCGCTCGCCTCCCTCGTGGACCTCGGCCCCGCGGAGGACGTCGCCACGAGTCCCGCGCTCTGGCTCATGATCACAGCGGTGATTGCGCCCCTGATTTTTCGGCTCACGGGGACGCAGTTGACATCGATAGTGGCAAAGGGTCTGCGGCGATGGCTTCCCGTCGCCACCACGACCGTCCTGTTCATCGCGTTCGGCGGGCTTCTCACTGCGACCGGGATGACCGAGACGCTGTCGGAAGGAGCCGCCGAGCTGGGCCGCGGCTTCTTGCTACTCGTGCCCTTGATCGGATTTATCGGGGGCTACACGACAGGGAGTGGCACCGGCGCAGCCGCCATGTTCGCCACCGGAACCGCGGGAGCAAGTTCGTTTATCGGCGTCGACCCCGCGGTTGCCCTAGGTGGGCAGAACGCGGCGACCAGCGCCTCCACCATGACGACCCCGTCGCGCGTGGCCCTCGCGGCGGGCATGACCGCGGGCTTGGCGGCGGGGGATCGCATCGACATCCCGCGCCTCATGGGTTGGCTGCTGGGCACGAACGCGTTAGTGCTGCTGGCACTGGCGCCGCTAACGCTGTTGTTGGCCTAG
- a CDS encoding ABC transporter permease: MDRRSFVIKRIGQSLLVIALAYTLVFFTLFVLPGDPIESRITSPLNPLPQEAIGPLLAYYNFDRGAIEQFVIAVGRLFSGDLGYSLVNGNSVASLLQQAIGETVVLSLTALAFTAVIVLTVALTAVFAPSRHLRAAARALPVVFLSTPSFLVGFLLLQVFAFQLGWVSSIRDQGLISYILPAATLSIAVSGTITQVLIQGLYRASREPFVMVLRAKGVPQASIVARHILPNGSIPTLTLFALTVGELLAGAVVVETVFSRTGIGFLTQQAVRDQDTPVILAVVVLISTVFVVINLVTDLLYPVIDPRIGSALFSPEHAPRRGLSLTRRKVAVIAK; encoded by the coding sequence ATGGACCGGCGCAGCTTCGTCATCAAACGCATCGGGCAGTCTCTCCTCGTCATCGCGCTCGCCTATACCCTCGTGTTCTTCACGCTGTTTGTGTTGCCAGGGGACCCAATCGAGTCGCGCATCACCAGCCCTCTCAACCCGCTTCCGCAGGAGGCGATCGGCCCGCTGCTGGCCTATTACAACTTCGACCGCGGGGCGATCGAGCAGTTCGTGATCGCCGTGGGCCGGCTGTTCTCTGGCGACCTGGGGTACTCGCTCGTCAATGGCAATTCGGTGGCGAGCCTGCTGCAGCAGGCGATCGGTGAGACCGTTGTGCTCTCACTCACCGCACTCGCCTTCACCGCGGTCATCGTGCTGACGGTGGCTCTCACGGCCGTGTTTGCACCCTCCCGGCACCTGAGGGCGGCGGCCCGCGCGCTTCCCGTCGTCTTTCTGTCGACCCCGAGCTTCTTGGTCGGGTTCTTGCTGCTGCAGGTGTTCGCGTTTCAGCTGGGCTGGGTGTCGTCCATTCGAGATCAGGGGTTAATCTCGTACATCCTTCCCGCCGCGACGCTCTCCATTGCCGTCAGCGGCACGATCACCCAGGTGCTGATTCAGGGTCTCTACAGGGCATCCCGAGAACCGTTTGTCATGGTGCTGCGGGCGAAGGGCGTGCCGCAGGCGTCGATCGTGGCGCGGCATATTCTGCCGAATGGTTCCATTCCCACCCTCACCCTTTTCGCTCTGACGGTCGGCGAGCTGCTCGCGGGCGCGGTTGTCGTTGAGACCGTGTTCAGCAGAACGGGCATCGGGTTTCTCACCCAGCAGGCGGTCCGCGATCAGGACACCCCGGTCATCCTCGCCGTCGTCGTGCTCATCTCCACGGTTTTCGTGGTGATCAACCTCGTCACCGACCTGCTCTATCCGGTAATCGACCCCCGGATCGGTTCTGCTCTCTTCTCTCCTGAGCACGCCCCGCGGCGCGGGCTCAGTCTCACCCGACGAAAGGTTGCGGTGATCGCGAAATGA
- a CDS encoding NtaA/DmoA family FMN-dependent monooxygenase (This protein belongs to a clade of FMN-dependent monooxygenases, within a broader family of flavin-dependent oxidoreductases, the luciferase-like monooxygenase (LMM) family, some of whose members use coenzyme F420 rather than FMN.), translating to MSADQPKRLILNLFEMNCVSHITHGLWRLPDNNRHRFNDIGYWIELAKLLEDGGFDAVFLADVTGAYDTFRDGPETALREGLQIPSNDPLMVIPAMAAVTEHLGFGVTFSTSYEPPFSFARRLSTLDHLTNGRVGWNVVTSYLPNAARNFGLADEIPHDDRYRKADEYLDVLYKLWEGSWDDDAVIADRVGNVYTRPEGVRYINHVGEHFAVAGPHLCEPSPQRTPVIIQATASPAGVAFAGRHAEMVFTGGSTREQVSRGIESIKDAAELNGRPRDSIKVVVQAGIVVGRTLEEAEQKRLLFEQNASVEGRLAHASLPFDPTAHEPSVTVGQALAAEGKSEHPAASFLPVDVTVADFIRDFVASWEDQFFVCGTPETVADSIESWLDDDGIDGINLRQYHSFGTAQDFIELVVPELRRRGRLAQRRAADAAPRTLREVLFGGEARLQEPHIATRYRGGANLDSALPPLELGSLAPTG from the coding sequence ATGAGCGCCGACCAGCCCAAGCGGCTCATCCTGAACCTGTTCGAAATGAATTGCGTCAGCCACATCACCCACGGGCTCTGGCGGCTGCCCGACAACAATCGGCACCGCTTCAACGACATCGGCTACTGGATCGAGCTGGCGAAGCTGCTCGAGGATGGCGGTTTCGACGCCGTCTTCTTGGCGGATGTCACGGGCGCCTACGACACGTTCCGTGACGGGCCAGAGACAGCGCTGAGGGAGGGGCTACAGATCCCCAGCAATGACCCGCTCATGGTGATTCCGGCGATGGCGGCCGTCACCGAGCATCTGGGCTTTGGCGTGACCTTCTCCACGAGCTACGAGCCGCCGTTCTCGTTTGCGAGGCGGCTCAGCACGCTCGACCACCTCACTAACGGCAGGGTCGGCTGGAACGTGGTCACCTCATACCTGCCCAATGCTGCCCGTAATTTTGGTCTGGCCGACGAGATCCCCCACGACGACAGATACCGCAAGGCCGACGAGTACCTCGACGTGCTCTACAAGCTCTGGGAGGGGTCATGGGATGACGACGCTGTGATCGCCGACCGGGTTGGCAACGTCTACACGCGCCCAGAAGGGGTTCGCTACATCAACCACGTCGGCGAACACTTTGCGGTCGCCGGCCCGCACCTGTGCGAGCCATCGCCGCAGCGAACGCCCGTCATCATCCAGGCCACCGCATCACCCGCCGGGGTCGCGTTCGCCGGCCGACATGCCGAAATGGTGTTCACGGGCGGGTCAACGCGAGAGCAGGTGAGCCGAGGAATCGAATCGATCAAGGATGCTGCTGAGCTCAATGGGCGGCCCCGCGATTCGATCAAGGTCGTGGTGCAGGCCGGAATCGTCGTGGGTCGCACCCTCGAGGAGGCCGAGCAGAAGCGGCTGCTGTTCGAGCAGAACGCGAGCGTCGAAGGGCGCCTGGCCCATGCAAGCCTTCCGTTCGACCCGACGGCCCACGAGCCGTCCGTCACGGTGGGGCAAGCGCTCGCCGCAGAAGGCAAATCGGAGCATCCTGCTGCGTCGTTCTTGCCGGTCGACGTGACCGTCGCCGATTTCATTCGCGATTTTGTTGCGTCGTGGGAGGACCAGTTCTTCGTGTGCGGAACACCAGAAACCGTGGCCGACAGCATCGAATCCTGGCTCGACGACGACGGAATCGACGGCATCAACCTGCGCCAATATCACTCGTTCGGCACGGCCCAGGACTTTATTGAGTTGGTCGTTCCCGAGCTTCGACGGCGCGGCCGGCTGGCGCAGCGGCGGGCTGCGGATGCCGCACCACGCACCCTGCGGGAGGTGCTTTTCGGTGGCGAGGCGCGGCTGCAAGAGCCCCACATCGCCACCCGCTACCGCGGAGGGGCGAATCTCGACTCGGCCCTGCCGCCGCTTGAGCTTGGTTCGCTCGCCCCCACTGGCTAA
- a CDS encoding FAD-dependent oxidoreductase: protein MLTPPAHRLSDLSVAEVDVIVVGTGAGGLASALFAAAEGARVLLVERTELIGGTTAYTAGTLWIPGTHLAMEGGAPSGDLESAERYLDLAVGDRSDRSLRSAFLHTGPEAIRALARERGMKLRVRPQHPDYMAELPDSAAGWRPIEACTVNGAHVPGLNRVRQQTPEFTVFGGLQLESQDIAAFSRVARAPLNPANWGHVLRAAFIFAKHAVSRPFHARATRMTMGNALIGRLLIALNNRGVPILLGTSVDRIVMEDGRVSGVELVQGSERRTVRARALISATGGFNRSPRRRQSLLPDSPMQHSPIAPGSTGQLHDLIEELGGHYGEVADSPAFWAPVSLVPRPDGSEGVYPHFALDRAKPGFVVVDQDGKRYLNESLSYHRFGLAMQQHQNGRGVPSFLITDAASLKRFGIGAVRPGGWGRRKRLRDGYLVQASSIEDLAPMLGIAPETLRSTIDTFNGYADAGIDPDLGRGTTRYERALGDPEYAGANPTLGPLRKGPFFAIRLYPGDIGAAQGFVTDVNSRILRSDGSAVVGLYAVGNDMQSVMGDRYPGPGITLGPAVVFGYIAARHARKEWSSAQQR, encoded by the coding sequence ATGCTGACCCCTCCTGCGCACCGCCTGTCCGATCTGTCCGTCGCCGAGGTCGATGTCATCGTCGTGGGCACTGGTGCTGGCGGCCTCGCGTCGGCGCTGTTCGCCGCAGCAGAAGGGGCCAGGGTTCTTCTCGTCGAGCGAACGGAACTCATCGGGGGGACTACGGCGTACACGGCTGGCACCCTCTGGATCCCGGGCACGCATCTCGCGATGGAGGGTGGAGCCCCGAGTGGCGATCTGGAGAGCGCCGAACGATACCTTGACCTGGCAGTGGGGGATCGCTCGGACCGTTCGTTGCGCTCGGCATTTCTCCATACCGGGCCAGAAGCGATCCGCGCCCTCGCAAGGGAGCGCGGTATGAAGCTTCGCGTTCGGCCGCAGCATCCCGACTACATGGCAGAACTGCCCGATTCAGCAGCGGGCTGGCGCCCTATCGAGGCATGCACCGTGAACGGCGCTCACGTGCCTGGCCTAAATCGAGTGCGCCAACAGACACCGGAATTCACGGTCTTCGGCGGCCTGCAGCTTGAGTCGCAAGACATCGCAGCGTTTAGCAGGGTGGCCCGCGCTCCGCTGAATCCCGCCAACTGGGGTCACGTCCTGCGCGCGGCGTTCATCTTCGCCAAGCATGCGGTGTCGAGGCCGTTCCATGCGCGCGCAACCCGGATGACGATGGGGAATGCGCTCATCGGTCGCCTCCTCATCGCCCTCAACAACAGGGGGGTCCCGATCCTCCTGGGGACCTCGGTCGACCGCATCGTCATGGAGGACGGCAGGGTCAGCGGCGTTGAGCTAGTGCAGGGGTCCGAGCGCCGCACTGTTCGCGCGCGCGCCCTGATCTCGGCCACTGGTGGCTTTAACCGCAGCCCCCGGCGCCGGCAGTCCCTGCTGCCGGATTCCCCGATGCAGCACAGCCCCATCGCTCCGGGGTCGACGGGTCAGCTTCATGACCTAATCGAGGAACTCGGGGGGCACTATGGCGAAGTTGCCGATTCTCCAGCGTTCTGGGCCCCCGTGTCTCTCGTGCCGCGGCCCGATGGCTCCGAGGGCGTTTACCCACATTTCGCGCTCGACCGGGCGAAGCCGGGTTTCGTCGTCGTCGATCAAGACGGAAAGCGCTATCTGAATGAGTCGCTGTCTTACCACCGCTTTGGCCTCGCGATGCAGCAGCATCAGAATGGCAGGGGTGTTCCGAGCTTCCTGATCACGGATGCCGCATCACTCAAGCGCTTCGGAATCGGTGCGGTGCGGCCCGGGGGTTGGGGTCGGCGCAAGCGACTCCGCGACGGTTATCTGGTGCAAGCTTCGTCGATCGAGGACCTCGCCCCAATGCTCGGCATCGCCCCCGAGACACTTCGATCGACGATCGATACGTTCAACGGGTACGCCGACGCTGGGATTGATCCAGATTTGGGGCGCGGCACCACTAGATATGAGCGAGCGCTCGGCGACCCCGAGTATGCGGGGGCCAACCCGACACTGGGGCCGCTTCGCAAGGGGCCGTTCTTCGCCATCCGCCTCTATCCCGGCGATATTGGTGCCGCGCAAGGATTTGTCACGGATGTCAACTCGCGCATTCTTCGAAGCGATGGGAGCGCCGTCGTCGGTCTCTACGCGGTGGGCAACGACATGCAGTCGGTGATGGGTGACCGATACCCAGGGCCGGGCATCACGTTGGGGCCAGCGGTCGTCTTCGGGTACATTGCCGCGAGGCACGCTCGGAAGGAGTGGAGTTCGGCACAGCAGCGCTAG
- a CDS encoding ABC transporter permease, whose protein sequence is MTRASLLVSAPSPLRAVLSHARPADFASAAWVLALVLAVLLPALLTPFSPLVPAGAVLDAPSLTHPFGTDYLGRDLLSRVIFGTSRTLFGSAVAVTIGLGVGTVLGLIAASFGGIIDAVISRVVDVLLSIPGLLLSMVIVVALGFGTINAAIAVGVSSIAVFTRLMRSEVLTVKNLPFVEASHHLGNTRWAVLHRHIFPNSFTAVLSLTALQFGLSILWISALSFLGYGSPPPQPEWGLLVSEGREYIVSSPWLVLLPGLVITVTVLSISRLGHFATERLSS, encoded by the coding sequence ATGACTCGTGCATCTCTCCTCGTCTCGGCGCCGTCGCCGCTGCGTGCGGTGCTCTCCCACGCTCGCCCCGCAGATTTTGCGTCCGCAGCCTGGGTGCTTGCTCTCGTGCTGGCGGTGCTGCTGCCAGCGCTTCTGACCCCGTTTAGCCCTCTGGTTCCTGCAGGGGCGGTGCTCGACGCTCCCTCGCTGACGCATCCGTTCGGCACCGATTACCTCGGCCGAGACCTGCTCTCGCGGGTGATCTTCGGCACCTCGCGCACGCTCTTCGGTTCGGCGGTGGCGGTCACAATCGGCCTGGGAGTGGGCACGGTGCTCGGTCTGATCGCGGCGTCGTTCGGCGGCATCATCGACGCCGTGATCAGCCGCGTTGTGGATGTTCTGCTCTCGATCCCCGGGCTGCTGCTGTCCATGGTCATCGTCGTTGCGCTCGGCTTCGGCACGATCAACGCCGCAATCGCGGTGGGCGTCTCGTCGATTGCTGTGTTCACCCGTCTGATGCGCTCAGAAGTGCTCACGGTCAAGAACCTGCCGTTTGTGGAGGCCAGCCACCATCTGGGCAACACCCGGTGGGCTGTGCTGCACCGCCACATCTTTCCCAACTCGTTCACCGCTGTGCTGTCGCTGACGGCGCTGCAGTTTGGATTGTCGATCCTGTGGATTTCGGCGCTGAGCTTTTTGGGCTACGGATCACCGCCACCCCAACCCGAGTGGGGCCTGCTCGTCAGCGAGGGCCGTGAATACATCGTTTCGTCACCCTGGCTCGTCCTGCTGCCGGGTCTGGTCATCACCGTAACCGTGCTCTCGATCAGCCGGTTAGGGCACTTCGCCACAGAGAGGTTGAGCTCATGA